AAcgttacaaaaaaaatcatgaaatagaaatcaatttttgataCCAAAAAtcattagttgttatagtgactaaattaaaaatcattttaaagaataaaaaaattttggcttctaaattagtttctattattattaaatggtttctaaattgatatctaattaacaaccaatgtttttctaccaaaattagaaactaaataattggtaattaaattttttgtagctaattagatactaatttagaaatcatttaacaataatataaattaatttagaaatcaattttttatttagtttctaaaatgatatttaatttagttattataacaactaatttttagGTGTAAACCTACCTTTCAATTAGTAACAACATAAGTCAATATAAGTCATATAGACTTGACTTACCCTAAGCTAAGGATATgtttaaaaaaactttataaaagcttttataagaagaaataaatatagaaaataaataaaaattatttttctacaagttaaaattagtttacatgcaaattaatatttttagaaaagtcatataaaacaattttataaattaatttaactacaaatttattttaacttatttagaaatcaattatatttttccttttaaaacttcttatTTCTAATGAATTTATCTACAATAAATGCAGATTATTTTCATAGCAACGTCTCTAAATTTCCGTGAGAAAAAAATACACAGGTCATTTTCTTACAAAACATCCACAGGTAGGTAGTTCTATGTTATAGATAAAAATGTAGCATGCAGATTCTGCAGATCCATAGGAAAAATCCGTAACTAAATACCAGGTattttagagagaaaaaaaattatcgaTAAAACCGTACAATTATTTtactaataattaaaaaaaccacaattattcatataaattccttttttaaaaatattcttctattacataataataataataataataataattttatttggtttatgaaatattaataaaactggaaaaaatattattatctgTACGTTAGCTAGTTGCTTGCATTGGCTGGAAGACTTTCAATAGTCTCCGAACCCTAATAAATTAATCAGAGAAAGCTGGCAGAAATGTCAACCTACATTAACTCAGGTTTGAAAGTAGCTATTCAAATCATTTAAATTCTTTACCATTAAAGCATAACTATCTAATAAATAAAACTCTTTTATGTATTATGAGACTTAGAATGgtttttatacaaaagataaaatttgATGGTATGAAACTTGACGaagaacaaaaaagaaaataaaacttatACATGGTGTAAGAGAAAACATGATTCCCACCAGCATCCATTACAAAGAGATTCCACAACACAATAAAATTTTCACTTTAACACTAGATGCATAGCTCAAACAACCTGCGAGACGTCCCCATCATGGGAGGGCAACAAGGTACCATAGTCCTTTCCAAAATCCTCTGCAATCTCAACATTGGTCTTGCAATATATGTACAAGACCGTAGTAACCGCAATCTTAGAAACCGTAATCATAGAAAGGAAATAAGAACCGAGCAAAATCATCTCCCAAATCAACACCGCAGGAAACCCACTTTCTGTAGATACATTATAACCCCTTGTCAAGAAAAAGATGTTCCATGTCAAGATCACAGCGCAGAATCCATAGTAGAAAATAGAAGATAGAGCCACTCCTTTCATTCCCTTGATCAACCTCGCACTTCTTCTCAGGGCCTCCATGCCCCAACATGATTCCACCACCACAATAGCATTCACCAGGGTCCAGTTAACTTCCAAATACGTCTGCACGACTATCAAAGGAAGCGCAATGAAGACTCCTATGATGTAAGGCGACGAGTATGGAAGAAGTGGTAGGTGGAGAAGCTTGGCCCCGTGAATGAGAAGAAGCAAGAGAAGGCCGTAGAAAAGAGAGATGGAGAAGAAGATGAGTTGGGAAACGATGGTGGTGGCGAGGAGGGGTAGGAAGGAAGTGCCAATGGACTTTATGGTAGATAGAAGGTTCACGGGTTGGTCATGGAAGAAGTGGAAAACACTATAGGTGATGGTGATGACTCCACAGTTGGAAAAAAACAAAGAGAGAAGGGAATAGAGAAGGGAAAAGGTGGGGCTGGTGGTTTGTGATGGTGGGAGAAGGGTGGAAGAGTTGTTGGTGAAGAAATAGTTGAAAAGGTGAGAGAGGGTAGAAGAGAGAAAAAGGGAGAGGAAGAGGGGGAAGAAGAAGGTGAGAGAAAGAATGTTGAAGTGAAGAAGGTGTGCTTTGATGATGAGCTTAGCTTCAGAAATGAAGTCCGAAAGGTGCTTCTTGGGGGCCATATCAGAAGGAAAGAAGAACTGGGAAGTGAAGTTGCGTTCTGTTTGATCCTCTTCTTTCCAAAtatatactattatttttattaattattatatttagatTCAGTTTTACACGCGTTTTATTGTTGATTTTTCTTCTGGTAGGTTCGTAGAAGGAAGCCTCCTCATATAAGCAATGACTTTTTCAAACATGAATAAAGGGTCATGAAATGTGGgaaatcataaaataatttgaaaaacatgattttttttataaaagtagtttcaaaatataaaaatgtttaaaaccCATAAAAAGTATAAAGATAATTTAAAGAGTAcgaaaaagtttaaaaatatgaGAATGTATTAAATTggtttaaaatataagaaaactataaaaaaaaggtttcagaaatatgaaaattttaaaaatctataAAAGTATATAAGTAGTTTAAAAGAAATAGGAAAAACTATATAatggtttaaaaaatataaaatagctTTTCAGATATGAAAAATGTAAAAGTTATAAGAtagtttaaaaatttatacGGCTAGCTAGCGTGCTCTAGTCTCACTAGCTAACCCAATTTACCTTCAGCTTGAATTGAATAAATTCAAGTTTTGAAAATACTTTTGATGTtctttttagaatatatttggCTTTTCCAAGTTTGGATTATGTATAAATgcactattttttaattaaaattcatataatttgatttattttgatatgaaaTGTTATTTCtactaatttaatatttttagttagaGTAGACGATATAGTGATTACATGTAGTAGATAGTCTAATAGGAACATCTAATTAGATGGTCTAAAGAAAATGTTTATCTTTGCAAGTGGGTCAAATTATTGAAAATTCAAGTTGCTTCcttgaatcaaaacagaaaacaaaatttgagttaaagtattagagaataaaatctacaatatatCAGAAACATAATTTGAAGCAAATCttctgaagaaaaaaaagagtaaagaaACAAAGTTCACGTTAAAATTGATAACAAACTCTGAAGTCAAATATTATTATGAGATCCTTGAAGTAAAGAAATCTATAAAAATATACAAGCTTTAAGGAGAAAGCATCAAACATCAAGCTTCAGAACgacatcttctttattttcttctttgtaatccTTTCATTTTGCATTCACATGGAAGGTTAAACTTCTTTGGGTTGATTCTCTTATAATTTCACAATGAATGTCGAGGTTTTAtgcaattaaagttttgttcttCAATATCTTATTGTGTCAAAATATCTACTATTTTTCTAAACTGAATTGTTGTTTTGAGAATTGTTTTTTAACACATGATGATAATTCAATTATGTCTTTAATTAAACtcttatttagtttttttgaACAATTTCTTGGGCTCATGATTTAAGAGATACATTAAAGACCTTATGAGTAGACACATGAAGACGAATAATGGACTACATAAATTAGCGAACACATGTTTCATTAAAGGGATTTGATTGTCTTTGTGTAACTCATGTTTAGTCAATTCAATTCTGTTTAGataattgaattaattaaatatttatcaaCTGATGAAGAATTTATTGTTAGAAACGCTTGAGAATCAATCtactttatttgtttttaattgtctACTTTACTTTTTTGCACAACAATTTAAATTTCCCTTTttactttattgttattgttattcttATTGTTCAGAGATAAGTTCTAAACATTGTTTGACTGATTTCACTATTAGATTCATTGGAAGATAACTTTGAGTCATTTGACTTTatctatactatcatctctttAGTGTTAGACGATCTAACACTATGTTAAATAGTCTCCactaaaatcattttaatttgacGGTTAAACAACAACTatcaataaattatgtttagaaTTTATACACGGAAAAAATAATTTGACATATTTTTTCCTTCATCATACTTCTAGTCATAAAATGCTCCTATTTTTCCTATCTACAACATCATTGTTTAGATGTATATGTTGTAATAATTTATAGAGGACTCTCCTTTatcaaaatattcttaaaattcaTTGGAGTTATACTCTTCACTTCCATTAGTCCTTGGAATCttcatattaaattaaaattaattttaatcgtAATCTTAGTGATTATTTCATTTAGGCCAATGATATTAATGTCCACTATGTTCGCCGCCTTAGAAAAGTTATAATGTAATTTGAAACCTTTTTTAACACTATTAATAATTTAACAGTGTCTTTATTCTCTTTCTTGTTGTAACATAATTAAACCATTGTAGTgtctatttattatataatttataattgatCTTGAAagtatgttttctaaaattaattacaGTTATAACCAGTGTAAAATATAATCCTTTTAGATTTATTATAGCTATATTAAAAGTTTAATCCAATTTAAAAGTCTTATCTTTTTATAATGTCATTTTAATCTAGATCAATTTTTGTATTgatataaaagataattttaatcaatttaaaacctttttctcCTGTTCTTGTTGATAAGATTTAAAGGCATTTATACCCCTGTCATTTTTTGGTTTTAGAAATTATTGGAGATccatacaataaataaaatatatatttttatgagtTGTTGATGTGATATATAAAAATTACCATTTCTAGGAAATTTGATTCtatattctttttaataaacTTTAGTTTTTATGATTAGAATCTTTTCATGAATACAGGGTTCTCTCTTAATCCAAAAGTTTAGAATttacaaaatcataaataataattaataaaaacataaataaaatgtcGTATAATTAGTAGGCTCATTAATTCcatgagtttaaaaataaacGCATGCATTATTCAAACCAAAAGATATAACATTTTAATAGGTTAACTCGAATCACCtgaataataacaaaatttatattaaggTCTTTGAGTTTGTTTAAGTATATTTTTCCTAACTCATAAACTTCCCTATTATAGAAGCTGAATCTTTAGATCCTTGAATCTccaaaagtattattaaaacgAATTTAAGTATTCCACAAATTAACTAGATTAATAAAATCATATAACTCATGTACTTGACTTACCCTAAAGCTAAggatatgttttaaaaaaattataaaagcttttataaggagaaataaatataaaaaaataaataaaacttatttttctacaatttaaaattagtttacatacaaattaatttttttagaaaaaatatttaaaacaaattttataaattaatttatgtacaaATTAATCTTAAttgagaaatcaattttatttttgctttttatcttttaaaatttcttattGAGAAACCAATTTTTCTTATTCTAGCACCATCATAAGACTAATCTAACCGCTCAGATAGAAGTCGCTGAtctttattgcaattttttgttatatttcaATTCTCCTgcatatttttatttccaaGTAATTTCACAGATAATTTTTATGGCTGATTTTGAAAATCGCAAGGAATTTCTATGAATTTATCTACAATAAATGCAATTTTTCATAGCAACGTCTCTGAATTTCGTGCGAAAAAAAGACACAggtaattttcttaaaaaatatccACAGGTAATTCTATATATAGATTAAAATGTAACATGCAGATTTTGTAGAGGTAGATTCATAGGAAATTTCCGCAATTAAATACCAGGAattttagtgagaaaaaaaTTGTAGATAAACCCGtacaaaaaattacaaatagttttaaaaaaccACACATATTCATATAGactctttttttataaataatatgttcACAACTTTGAAAGTTtccaatattaatattaattcttCTATTACAATACTACGAATACTTTTATTTAGttttgaaatattaataaaaatgtaaaaaatattattatctgCGTTGGCTAGTTGCTTGCATTGGGTGGAAGATTTTCAATAGTCTCCGAAAACAAAAATAGCATACTATCTATGTAAGAACATTAAACCCTAATAAATTAGTTAGATAGAGAAACCTAGCAAAAAGTCAACTGATATTAATTCGGGTTTGAAAGTAGACTTCTTTAGAATATCAATATCACGAAGACCATGTACCACCTTCCGTTCTCAATTAACTTAAACTTTTAAATTCAAAGGCCATATTTATGATGTCACATTCAACTCTTTTCATTAATCATAGTTGATAAAGGCTTATCTTATGTTGTAGTGATATTAATTGTTCTCTAAAAGTGgataaatcataataaaattatgatagTTGGACTATTATGctcttaaatataaaaaaattgtgttatgACTATTATTAATAACTTACGATCTGATGGTGAACGCTTAATTCAATAATTAGTATCAAAATCAAAGTTACGAGTTTGATTCATAGTATGACAATTTTTAGGATAATTGTTGAGGAAGAAATTGTTACATATAGAAATTGTTGTAGGTGATATTAATTGTCTCGTGATGGGGTGAGTGTCCTTAATAttcaaataattattatctACAAATTTGATTTTGCTCCTCATCTTATCATCAATAGAAGCAACCATTTTTATGTGACCTATTCATGATTTGAACATTTGATAACTATCGTTTAGGtgtcaaattaaaatgatttgtcTAACGCTAGAGAGATGATAATATAATTATGGTCAGATGATCCCAAGTCGCCTATTAATGAATCCAATAGTGAAATCAGTACATTAGTGTTCATAATCTATTTGCAAACAAGAAAatttagcaataacaataaagataaaatgggTTGAGATTgtttaacataaaatataaaagagattaaacaacaaataaaaaccGGTTGATCAAAACCTCAAAACTTAATGAggaattacaaaggaatcaacaaAAAAGATTTAGTCTTCCATgcagaggcaaaacaaaagaattacaaagaagaaaaaaaactaagaaaatctTGTAAAGCTTCCCTTTTTCCTTAAGGCTTATGTCTTTTTATAGGTTTTTCTGCTCCAAGATTCTTGTGAAAATATTCTAGTTTAGATTTGTTAACAATTTCACAGTTTCCAACTTTCCAGAATTCTAGGATTTTGTTTCCTTGTATTTTACAGAAGATTTGTtttcaattctgtttctgagatattatagatttttttttctcattcttctcttcaGATTTGGTTTTctattttgattcaaagaagtaACCTAAACTTTTCTATATTTGACCCATTTGCAAAGGTAGACACTTTCTTTAGACTAatctaaaaaacaaaaaattaacacaaaaaaatatttaaggcCCAAAAATAAACTCAATTGTATGAATCTAAATTAAAAGAATAGATTTACTCATTATTACAGTCCAATAATCTATAACTAAAACTACTAATTagtgtgaataaaattatgCTCATCAACATTCGATGTCCAAATACCATAAAATTTCACCTTCTTCATAATTGATTGTTGACATGAATAACACAATTTTAGCTATAATTTATCTCGTGCCAATTAGCCTCATAATAATTTCTCGACACATTCTTTCCATTATATTCTCTAGCATAATTATCAAACTTTTGACAATTATCACATTTGAATGTCTTTTTTATCAAacttttttcttccttctttgTTGGGTGCAACATTCTTTCTTGAATCTTCAAAATTCTATGAATTCAATATTTAATCATCCTGACTCATCATTTCTTGATTTTTCTTGAGGTTCCTTTTGATGTTTTAGCCTACAAAGTCTGATTTGAGAATGTCAGTGAATATATTTCACCGAGTATGATTTCTTGTGCTTTAAGAATCTCTTGCAATTCATCAACCTTCATTTCTTCAATAATTTCTTCTTATTCAATTGCAACAACTAGTGATCTAGAATTTcgtcttcttcaatttgttagCACCTTCATGGATTTAACAAGAATATCCCATGCTTCCTTCATATTTCTTGTCCATAATATTGTTCGATTGGGCTCACTTCCTATGTGAAGGCCCAGTTCAATATTAATCTTTAGGATTTTTTCGAACAAAGAGACAGTCGTCAGTAGAAAAGACAGAGAGAGAAAAGAGTAAAGAGAGAAAGTTTCGCCCAACAACTTCCGACTGCCACCTACGTTTTATTCACCGTTGGATCAGGATGAAATTTTGTAATCAGGTTCATAATTTGTGTGACTTTAATATGACCATTCGGATCTTGTATAAGTTGTTTGAGCAGAGAGAAATTCATCTCACATTAAAGCAGCTTTTTCAGAGTTtctattgaaaatgaaaattttctgATTGCTGCTACAATTTTTCCACCATTGGATCGTTCTGAAATTTTGTCAGCAGGTTCATACCTCGTGGTTCTTTATTTGGACCATTAGGATTGTTAAAAAGTCACCGGAAAAGTGACATATAAGCCGCGTACGGTAGCTGTAGTTTGTGAATTTTTCACGTTTCTTGTTCTCTGTTTCATCTCTGTTGTATTGCTATTTGGTTGGTTATTAAACACAATTTGTGCTGTGATTTGAGACTCTCTTGTAACCATAACTTTGATCATAGTGGAGCTTGATTGACTGGCTTGTGCTCGTGGTTTTTACTTCTCATATTTAGAAGGTTTTCCACGTTAAAATTTATGTGTTTTCTTAAAGTGTGTTTTATGTTGCTGCCATTATTTGTTATAGCTCCGTACAGATTCTTGCAAGTTGGGGAAATTATTATCCGCTTCTTATTGCTcttgttgagatattatttttattgtgttgaATTTCCCATCAAATATCCTCTCCAAGATATCTGCATTAACAATTTGATGAATGATGAACAAAGTCTTCTCATCTTTGTTGTTGGTTTCTTGAAACTAACTTTGTAGAATTATAAATAGTCTTAATGATGTTATTCATATGTTGAAAGCAAAAAATAGTCTTTATTGGAGCATACAACCAATCATAATTCTTTCATTGATAGTTGGAAAAGAATTTAGTAAATTTTATGTTATTGCCATTTTCAAATCCTTAAAAAAACACTCTCCCTTTTCAAGAACAGGAATTTTATATACCAATTTTTGGTGTTTAATAGCAACTGATAAACTAAGTTAGTTAGTTGGAAAGGAAGACTTCTATCATTTGTGATACATGTGTGCTTAATCAAATTTGTATTTTCACCCTTACCATTatcatttttatcctttttcaaCCCACCAAAAAATATTTGCAATGAAATCACTAAActttgttgaagctggaggaagcttcttccctaccaagacttgatgtgtgtttgatggagaaaatggcttgagtgctttgaagattgtaataggtttttagattcatttgtaattaggcatgtaagtgtgtatgattgccttttgctgtataacctagcctagatgcctaaccaagtctagatcaagcacatgatgtggttaaatggtttttgaaaagccttttgaaatgtttttaacagttttaaaacagtacacaaataaatctgttttatggagaaagaatctgtttatttcttctctgttaaaaaggctttcgttaaatagtttttgaaaagctttttaaaatgtttttaacagttttaaaacagtacacaaataaatctgttttatggagaaagaatctgtttatttcttctctgttaaaaggcttttctaaatttctgttaaggcaccaagggaaagctcagttcgttatttcagttagctgagttggcagttttcacaaaataaatctgttaagttcaaaaatgaatctgttgttttcttaactgcttttcaactgtttttttgaaaagaagttagaaactgttttctatataaagaaaagtctctctcacatgaattaGGGCTGAggaattacgtttttgacagagataaaacactttccatgtgagaagaaggattgaaagaatttttgaaagattttccaaaaggattttcaagtgtgcttgttctaggaaacctttgatcttggtgaaggtgctggtgcagttctgcagcaaattgaactactggttttgagttcttgcaccttcctttcaggtgtaatctttcctttattctgttttgtaaaggtgtaagtgttagtcactccttgatagggtttcttggagtgcaaggtgtgctgaaatagggtttttcagcattgtgtgtgttgttcttgtagtgttcaagaactgctggttttgt
The sequence above is a segment of the Phaseolus vulgaris cultivar G19833 chromosome 2, P. vulgaris v2.0, whole genome shotgun sequence genome. Coding sequences within it:
- the LOC137811520 gene encoding uncharacterized protein, with the translated sequence MAPKKHLSDFISEAKLIIKAHLLHFNILSLTFFFPLFLSLFLSSTLSHLFNYFFTNNSSTLLPPSQTTSPTFSLLYSLLSLFFSNCGVITITYSVFHFFHDQPVNLLSTIKSIGTSFLPLLATTIVSQLIFFSISLFYGLLLLLLIHGAKLLHLPLLPYSSPYIIGVFIALPLIVVQTYLEVNWTLVNAIVVVESCWGMEALRRSARLIKGMKGVALSSIFYYGFCAVILTWNIFFLTRGYNVSTESGFPAVLIWEMILLGSYFLSMITVSKIAVTTVLYIYCKTNVEIAEDFGKDYGTLLPSHDGDVSQVV